In Arachis stenosperma cultivar V10309 chromosome 1, arast.V10309.gnm1.PFL2, whole genome shotgun sequence, one DNA window encodes the following:
- the LOC130960787 gene encoding mitochondrial outer membrane protein porin of 36 kDa-like produces the protein MSKCPGIYFDIGKKARGVLQKDYAHQSPIHFHYQFMDWNVDLSCQVEEIVPGFRSLFNCTIPDSGKVELQYLNNFSGVTGCIGLVGNSNGGYDPAVNISGLVGTSTVSLGANVAFDIASRTINKFNAGLNFNTAFLIASLTLNDKFDNVKASCYHEVNPLTKTAIAAELRHSFSESETGVTIGAQHAFLPDTLVKARLDSTGKVGALIQQGFLQRFFVTMAGEMDFTSINDKAPKIGVSLALTP, from the exons ATGAGCAAGTGTCCCGGGATATATTTTGATATTGGGAAGAAGGCCAGAG GTGTTCTTCAAAAGGACTATGCTCATCAATCACCAATTCACTTTCACTACCAGTTCATGGACTGGAATGTAGACCTCTCTTGTCAAG TAGAAGAAATTGTACCTGGATTCAGGAGCCTTTTCAACTGTACCATACCTGATTCTGGAAAg GTGGAACTACAATATTTGAACAACTTCAGTGGAGTTACTGGATGTATTGGATTAGTAGGAAACTCAAATGGAGGATATGACCCTGCTGTAAATATCTCAGGCCTTGTAGGAACAAGCACTGTCTCCCTTGGAGCCAATGTCGCTTTCGACATAGCATCAAGAACAATCAACAAATTTAATGCAGGCTTAAACTTCAACACTGCCTTCCTTATTGCTTCCTTAACCTT AAATGACAAATTTGACAATGTAAAAGCCTCATGTTATCATGAAGTGAATCCTCTGACCAAGACAGCTATTGCAGCAGAGCTGAGGCATAGCTTTTCGGAAAGCGAGACTGGTGTGACCATTGGTGCTCAACATGCTTTCTTACCGGACACATTAGTGAAGGCTCGGCTGGATAGTACTGGCAAGGTTGGCGCGCTCATTCAACAAGGTTTCTTGCAGAGATTTTTTGTAACTATGGCTGGGGAAATGGATTTTACATCCATAAATGATAAGGCTCCTAAAATTGGAGTCTCTCTGGCTCTAACACCTTAA
- the LOC130960775 gene encoding hypersensitive-induced reaction 1 protein: MGNLFCCVVVEQSTVVIKERFGKFEEVLEPGCHCIPWVTGDRLAGHLSLRLQQLDVRCETKTKDNVFVNVVASIQYRALADKASDAFYKLSNTKSQIQAYVFDVIRASVPKLNLDDTFEQKNDIARAVEQGLEKAMSAYGYEIVQTLIVDIEPDEHVKRAMNEINAAARLRVAATEKAEAEKILQIKRAEGEAESKYLSGLGIARQRQAIVDGLRDSVLGFSVNVPGTTAKDVMDMVLVTQYFDTMKEIGAASKSSAVFIPHGPGAVRDVATQIRDGLLQASHHQTHE; this comes from the exons ATGGGGAATCTTTTCTGTTGTGTGGTAGTTGAACAATCAACGGTGGTTATAAAAGAAAGATTTGGAAAGTTTGAAGAAGTTCTCGAGCCAGGGTGCCATTGCATACCATGGGTCACCGGAGACCGGCTTGCCGGTCATCTCTCTCTCCGCCTGCAGCAGTTGGATGTTCGCTGTGAGACTAAGACAAAG GATAATGTATTTGTCAATGTTGTTGCTTCTATTCAATATCGAGCCCTGGCAGACAAAGCCAGTGATGCTTTTTACAAACTTAGCAATACCAAGAGCCAAATTCAAGCCTATGTTTTTGATG TGATTAGGGCGAGTGTTCCAAAACTCAACTTAGATGATACTTTTGAGCAGAAAAATGATATTGCCAGAGCTGTGGAACAAGGACTTGAGAAG GCTATGTCAGCATATGGATATGAAATTGTTCAAACATTGATTGTTGACATAGAGCCAGATGAGCATGTGAAGAGAGCAATGAATGAAATCAATGCTG CTGCAAGATTGAGGGTGGCCGCGACTGAGAAAGCTGAGGCAGAGAAGATCTTGCAAATTAAGCGAGCCGAGGGCGAGGCAGAGTCTAAATACCTCTCCGGGCTGGGTATTGCTCGCCAACGCCAAGCCATTGTGGATGGTTTGAGAGACAGTGTTCTTGGATTCTCAGTTAATGTACCGGGGACAACTGCGAAAGATGTCATGGATATGGTCCTTGTCACGCAATATTTTGATACTATGAAAGAAATTGGTGCTGCCTCCAAGTCCTCTGCTGTGTTCATTCCACACGGACCTGGCGCGGTTCGTGATGTAGCTACGCAGATTCGCGATGGACTTCTTCAGGCTTCTCATCATCAGACACATGAGTAG
- the LOC130951917 gene encoding protein NRT1/ PTR FAMILY 4.6-like isoform X1, with translation MDEAQVQVWEGYIDWRNRPAIRGVHGGMLAASFVLAVEVLENLAYIANASNLVMYVSKFMHFSPSSSANIVTNFMGTAFLLAILGGFLADAFFTTYSIYLISAAIEFVGLLILTIQAHIPALKPPSCIMGTTNSGACEKVDGGGDAAMLFAGLYLVALGVGGIKGSLPPHGAEQFDESTAEGRKQRSSFFNYYVFSLSCGALIAVTVVVWIEDNKGWQWGLGVSTASILISIPLFLLGSHKYRNKLPVGSPITTMLKVIAAAICDKWCKAGKNSSNAIMNMSPSEILETEETNNNVKEDHQYHHQSPLSESLKFLNRAVTSQPCHPMLQCTVKEVEEVKVVLRILPIFMSTIMLNCCLAQLSTFSIQQSSTMDTNLGSFKVPPASLPVFPVLFIMVLAPMYDHAILPFARKITRTETGITHLQRIGTGLVLSIVAMAVAALVETKRKKTALIHGLTDSTEPLPITFLWVALQYLFLGSADLFTLAGMMEFFFTEAPWSMRSLATALSWASLAMGYYSSTVLVSLINKVTSVVGHTPWLLGSNLNHYHLERFYWFLCVLSGINFLHYLFWASSYKYTTQI, from the exons ATG GATGAAGCACAGGTGCAGGTATGGGAAGGGTACATAGATTGGAGGAACAGACCTGCCATAAGAGGAGTTCATGGTGGAATGCTTGCAGCTTCCTTCGTTTTAG CGGTGGAGGTATTGGAGAACCTAGCATATATTGCAAATGCAAGCAATCTTGTTATGTACGTGTCCAAATTCATGCACTTTTCGCCATCCAGCTCTGCCAACATTGTCACAAACTTCATGGGAACAGCTTTTCTTCTTGCTATTCTTGGTGGATTCCTTGCAGATGCTTTCTTCACCACTTATTCCATATATCTCATAAGTGCTGCTATAGAATTCGTG GGTCTACTAATTCTAACAATACAAGCTCATATACCAGCACTGAAACCACCAAGCTGCATCATGGGAACCACCAACAGTGGTGCATGCGAGAAAGTTGACGGTGGTGGAGATGCAGCTATGCTATTTGCAGGGCTGTATCTGGTGGCGCTCGGCGTCGGCGGCATCAAAGGATCGCTTCCTCCGCACGGTGCAGAGCAGTTTGACGAGAGCACAGCAGAGGGAAGGAAGCAGAGGTCTTCATTCTTTAATTACTATGTGTTTAGCCTCTCATGTGGTGCTTTGATTGCAGTCACTGTTGTGGTTTGGATTGAAGACAACAAGGGTTGGCAATGGGGTTTGGGTGTCTCAACTGCATCAATATTGATCTCTATTCCACTTTTTCTTCTTGGTTCTCACAAGTACAGGAACAAGCTTCCTGTTGgaagccccattacaaccatgCTCAAG GTAATTGCAGCAGCAATTTGCGACAAGTGGTGCAAAGCAGGGAAGAACTCAAGCAATGCTATAATGAACATGAGCCCATCTGAAATACTTGAAACAGAGGAAACCAACAACAATGTCAAAGAAGatcatcaatatcatcatcaaaGCCCGTTATCAGAGAGCCTCAAATTCCTGAACAGAGCAGTGACATCACAACCATGCCACCCAATGCTCCAATGCACAGTGAAGGAAGTTGAAGAAGTCAAAGTAGTCCTAAGAATCCTCCCCATTTTCATGTCAACCATAATGCTAAACTGTTGCCTAGCTCAACTTTCCACCTTCTCAATCCAACAATCATCCACCATGGACACAAATCTTGGTTCCTTCAAGGTCCCACCAGCTTCTCTCCCTGTATTCCCAGTTCTCTTCATCATGGTTCTTGCCCCCATGTACGACCACGCCATCCTCCCATTCGCAAGAAAAATAACCAGAACCGAAACCGGAATCACGCATTTACAAAGAATTGGAACAGGGTTGGTTCTTTCCATTGTGGCCATGGCAGTTGCCGCGTTAGTcgaaacaaagagaaagaaaacgGCGTTGATTCATGGTCTAACGGATTCAACGGAGCCTCTTCCCATAACGTTCTTGTGGGTGGCGTTACAGTACTTGTTTCTTGGCTCTGCTGATCTTTTCACTCTTGCTGGGATGATGGAGTTCTTCTTCACTGAAGCGCCATGGAGCATGAGGTCTCTTGCAACCGCGCTTTCTTGGGCTTCTCTTGCCATGGGTTATTACTCCAGCACTGTTCTTGTTTCGCTCATTAACAAGGTCACAAGTGTGGTTGGACACACGCCATGGTTGTTGGGTTCCAACTTGAATCACTATCATCTTGAGAGGTTTTACTGGTTTCTCTGTGTTCTTAGTGGAATCAACTTTCTTCACTATCTATTCTGGGCTTCTTCCTACAAATACACAACACAAATATGA
- the LOC130951917 gene encoding protein NRT1/ PTR FAMILY 4.6-like isoform X2 yields the protein MDEAQVQVWEGYIDWRNRPAIRGVHGGMLAASFVLAVEVLENLAYIANASNLVMYVSKFMHFSPSSSANIVTNFMGTAFLLAILGGFLADAFFTTYSIYLISAAIEFGLLILTIQAHIPALKPPSCIMGTTNSGACEKVDGGGDAAMLFAGLYLVALGVGGIKGSLPPHGAEQFDESTAEGRKQRSSFFNYYVFSLSCGALIAVTVVVWIEDNKGWQWGLGVSTASILISIPLFLLGSHKYRNKLPVGSPITTMLKVIAAAICDKWCKAGKNSSNAIMNMSPSEILETEETNNNVKEDHQYHHQSPLSESLKFLNRAVTSQPCHPMLQCTVKEVEEVKVVLRILPIFMSTIMLNCCLAQLSTFSIQQSSTMDTNLGSFKVPPASLPVFPVLFIMVLAPMYDHAILPFARKITRTETGITHLQRIGTGLVLSIVAMAVAALVETKRKKTALIHGLTDSTEPLPITFLWVALQYLFLGSADLFTLAGMMEFFFTEAPWSMRSLATALSWASLAMGYYSSTVLVSLINKVTSVVGHTPWLLGSNLNHYHLERFYWFLCVLSGINFLHYLFWASSYKYTTQI from the exons ATG GATGAAGCACAGGTGCAGGTATGGGAAGGGTACATAGATTGGAGGAACAGACCTGCCATAAGAGGAGTTCATGGTGGAATGCTTGCAGCTTCCTTCGTTTTAG CGGTGGAGGTATTGGAGAACCTAGCATATATTGCAAATGCAAGCAATCTTGTTATGTACGTGTCCAAATTCATGCACTTTTCGCCATCCAGCTCTGCCAACATTGTCACAAACTTCATGGGAACAGCTTTTCTTCTTGCTATTCTTGGTGGATTCCTTGCAGATGCTTTCTTCACCACTTATTCCATATATCTCATAAGTGCTGCTATAGAATTC GGTCTACTAATTCTAACAATACAAGCTCATATACCAGCACTGAAACCACCAAGCTGCATCATGGGAACCACCAACAGTGGTGCATGCGAGAAAGTTGACGGTGGTGGAGATGCAGCTATGCTATTTGCAGGGCTGTATCTGGTGGCGCTCGGCGTCGGCGGCATCAAAGGATCGCTTCCTCCGCACGGTGCAGAGCAGTTTGACGAGAGCACAGCAGAGGGAAGGAAGCAGAGGTCTTCATTCTTTAATTACTATGTGTTTAGCCTCTCATGTGGTGCTTTGATTGCAGTCACTGTTGTGGTTTGGATTGAAGACAACAAGGGTTGGCAATGGGGTTTGGGTGTCTCAACTGCATCAATATTGATCTCTATTCCACTTTTTCTTCTTGGTTCTCACAAGTACAGGAACAAGCTTCCTGTTGgaagccccattacaaccatgCTCAAG GTAATTGCAGCAGCAATTTGCGACAAGTGGTGCAAAGCAGGGAAGAACTCAAGCAATGCTATAATGAACATGAGCCCATCTGAAATACTTGAAACAGAGGAAACCAACAACAATGTCAAAGAAGatcatcaatatcatcatcaaaGCCCGTTATCAGAGAGCCTCAAATTCCTGAACAGAGCAGTGACATCACAACCATGCCACCCAATGCTCCAATGCACAGTGAAGGAAGTTGAAGAAGTCAAAGTAGTCCTAAGAATCCTCCCCATTTTCATGTCAACCATAATGCTAAACTGTTGCCTAGCTCAACTTTCCACCTTCTCAATCCAACAATCATCCACCATGGACACAAATCTTGGTTCCTTCAAGGTCCCACCAGCTTCTCTCCCTGTATTCCCAGTTCTCTTCATCATGGTTCTTGCCCCCATGTACGACCACGCCATCCTCCCATTCGCAAGAAAAATAACCAGAACCGAAACCGGAATCACGCATTTACAAAGAATTGGAACAGGGTTGGTTCTTTCCATTGTGGCCATGGCAGTTGCCGCGTTAGTcgaaacaaagagaaagaaaacgGCGTTGATTCATGGTCTAACGGATTCAACGGAGCCTCTTCCCATAACGTTCTTGTGGGTGGCGTTACAGTACTTGTTTCTTGGCTCTGCTGATCTTTTCACTCTTGCTGGGATGATGGAGTTCTTCTTCACTGAAGCGCCATGGAGCATGAGGTCTCTTGCAACCGCGCTTTCTTGGGCTTCTCTTGCCATGGGTTATTACTCCAGCACTGTTCTTGTTTCGCTCATTAACAAGGTCACAAGTGTGGTTGGACACACGCCATGGTTGTTGGGTTCCAACTTGAATCACTATCATCTTGAGAGGTTTTACTGGTTTCTCTGTGTTCTTAGTGGAATCAACTTTCTTCACTATCTATTCTGGGCTTCTTCCTACAAATACACAACACAAATATGA
- the LOC130951917 gene encoding protein NRT1/ PTR FAMILY 4.6-like isoform X4 yields the protein MGRVHRLEEQTCHKRSSWWNACSFLRFSGGGIGEPSIYCKCKQSCYVRVQIHALFAIQLCQHCHKLHGNSFSSCYSWWIPCRCFLHHLFHISHKCCYRIRALKPPSCIMGTTNSGACEKVDGGGDAAMLFAGLYLVALGVGGIKGSLPPHGAEQFDESTAEGRKQRSSFFNYYVFSLSCGALIAVTVVVWIEDNKGWQWGLGVSTASILISIPLFLLGSHKYRNKLPVGSPITTMLKVIAAAICDKWCKAGKNSSNAIMNMSPSEILETEETNNNVKEDHQYHHQSPLSESLKFLNRAVTSQPCHPMLQCTVKEVEEVKVVLRILPIFMSTIMLNCCLAQLSTFSIQQSSTMDTNLGSFKVPPASLPVFPVLFIMVLAPMYDHAILPFARKITRTETGITHLQRIGTGLVLSIVAMAVAALVETKRKKTALIHGLTDSTEPLPITFLWVALQYLFLGSADLFTLAGMMEFFFTEAPWSMRSLATALSWASLAMGYYSSTVLVSLINKVTSVVGHTPWLLGSNLNHYHLERFYWFLCVLSGINFLHYLFWASSYKYTTQI from the exons ATGGGAAGGGTACATAGATTGGAGGAACAGACCTGCCATAAGAGGAGTTCATGGTGGAATGCTTGCAGCTTCCTTCGTTTTAG CGGTGGAGGTATTGGAGAACCTAGCATATATTGCAAATGCAAGCAATCTTGTTATGTACGTGTCCAAATTCATGCACTTTTCGCCATCCAGCTCTGCCAACATTGTCACAAACTTCATGGGAACAGCTTTTCTTCTTGCTATTCTTGGTGGATTCCTTGCAGATGCTTTCTTCACCACTTATTCCATATATCTCATAAGTGCTGCTATAGAATTCGTG CACTGAAACCACCAAGCTGCATCATGGGAACCACCAACAGTGGTGCATGCGAGAAAGTTGACGGTGGTGGAGATGCAGCTATGCTATTTGCAGGGCTGTATCTGGTGGCGCTCGGCGTCGGCGGCATCAAAGGATCGCTTCCTCCGCACGGTGCAGAGCAGTTTGACGAGAGCACAGCAGAGGGAAGGAAGCAGAGGTCTTCATTCTTTAATTACTATGTGTTTAGCCTCTCATGTGGTGCTTTGATTGCAGTCACTGTTGTGGTTTGGATTGAAGACAACAAGGGTTGGCAATGGGGTTTGGGTGTCTCAACTGCATCAATATTGATCTCTATTCCACTTTTTCTTCTTGGTTCTCACAAGTACAGGAACAAGCTTCCTGTTGgaagccccattacaaccatgCTCAAG GTAATTGCAGCAGCAATTTGCGACAAGTGGTGCAAAGCAGGGAAGAACTCAAGCAATGCTATAATGAACATGAGCCCATCTGAAATACTTGAAACAGAGGAAACCAACAACAATGTCAAAGAAGatcatcaatatcatcatcaaaGCCCGTTATCAGAGAGCCTCAAATTCCTGAACAGAGCAGTGACATCACAACCATGCCACCCAATGCTCCAATGCACAGTGAAGGAAGTTGAAGAAGTCAAAGTAGTCCTAAGAATCCTCCCCATTTTCATGTCAACCATAATGCTAAACTGTTGCCTAGCTCAACTTTCCACCTTCTCAATCCAACAATCATCCACCATGGACACAAATCTTGGTTCCTTCAAGGTCCCACCAGCTTCTCTCCCTGTATTCCCAGTTCTCTTCATCATGGTTCTTGCCCCCATGTACGACCACGCCATCCTCCCATTCGCAAGAAAAATAACCAGAACCGAAACCGGAATCACGCATTTACAAAGAATTGGAACAGGGTTGGTTCTTTCCATTGTGGCCATGGCAGTTGCCGCGTTAGTcgaaacaaagagaaagaaaacgGCGTTGATTCATGGTCTAACGGATTCAACGGAGCCTCTTCCCATAACGTTCTTGTGGGTGGCGTTACAGTACTTGTTTCTTGGCTCTGCTGATCTTTTCACTCTTGCTGGGATGATGGAGTTCTTCTTCACTGAAGCGCCATGGAGCATGAGGTCTCTTGCAACCGCGCTTTCTTGGGCTTCTCTTGCCATGGGTTATTACTCCAGCACTGTTCTTGTTTCGCTCATTAACAAGGTCACAAGTGTGGTTGGACACACGCCATGGTTGTTGGGTTCCAACTTGAATCACTATCATCTTGAGAGGTTTTACTGGTTTCTCTGTGTTCTTAGTGGAATCAACTTTCTTCACTATCTATTCTGGGCTTCTTCCTACAAATACACAACACAAATATGA
- the LOC130951917 gene encoding protein NRT1/ PTR FAMILY 4.6-like isoform X3, with the protein MVQVWEGYIDWRNRPAIRGVHGGMLAASFVLAVEVLENLAYIANASNLVMYVSKFMHFSPSSSANIVTNFMGTAFLLAILGGFLADAFFTTYSIYLISAAIEFVGLLILTIQAHIPALKPPSCIMGTTNSGACEKVDGGGDAAMLFAGLYLVALGVGGIKGSLPPHGAEQFDESTAEGRKQRSSFFNYYVFSLSCGALIAVTVVVWIEDNKGWQWGLGVSTASILISIPLFLLGSHKYRNKLPVGSPITTMLKVIAAAICDKWCKAGKNSSNAIMNMSPSEILETEETNNNVKEDHQYHHQSPLSESLKFLNRAVTSQPCHPMLQCTVKEVEEVKVVLRILPIFMSTIMLNCCLAQLSTFSIQQSSTMDTNLGSFKVPPASLPVFPVLFIMVLAPMYDHAILPFARKITRTETGITHLQRIGTGLVLSIVAMAVAALVETKRKKTALIHGLTDSTEPLPITFLWVALQYLFLGSADLFTLAGMMEFFFTEAPWSMRSLATALSWASLAMGYYSSTVLVSLINKVTSVVGHTPWLLGSNLNHYHLERFYWFLCVLSGINFLHYLFWASSYKYTTQI; encoded by the exons ATG GTGCAGGTATGGGAAGGGTACATAGATTGGAGGAACAGACCTGCCATAAGAGGAGTTCATGGTGGAATGCTTGCAGCTTCCTTCGTTTTAG CGGTGGAGGTATTGGAGAACCTAGCATATATTGCAAATGCAAGCAATCTTGTTATGTACGTGTCCAAATTCATGCACTTTTCGCCATCCAGCTCTGCCAACATTGTCACAAACTTCATGGGAACAGCTTTTCTTCTTGCTATTCTTGGTGGATTCCTTGCAGATGCTTTCTTCACCACTTATTCCATATATCTCATAAGTGCTGCTATAGAATTCGTG GGTCTACTAATTCTAACAATACAAGCTCATATACCAGCACTGAAACCACCAAGCTGCATCATGGGAACCACCAACAGTGGTGCATGCGAGAAAGTTGACGGTGGTGGAGATGCAGCTATGCTATTTGCAGGGCTGTATCTGGTGGCGCTCGGCGTCGGCGGCATCAAAGGATCGCTTCCTCCGCACGGTGCAGAGCAGTTTGACGAGAGCACAGCAGAGGGAAGGAAGCAGAGGTCTTCATTCTTTAATTACTATGTGTTTAGCCTCTCATGTGGTGCTTTGATTGCAGTCACTGTTGTGGTTTGGATTGAAGACAACAAGGGTTGGCAATGGGGTTTGGGTGTCTCAACTGCATCAATATTGATCTCTATTCCACTTTTTCTTCTTGGTTCTCACAAGTACAGGAACAAGCTTCCTGTTGgaagccccattacaaccatgCTCAAG GTAATTGCAGCAGCAATTTGCGACAAGTGGTGCAAAGCAGGGAAGAACTCAAGCAATGCTATAATGAACATGAGCCCATCTGAAATACTTGAAACAGAGGAAACCAACAACAATGTCAAAGAAGatcatcaatatcatcatcaaaGCCCGTTATCAGAGAGCCTCAAATTCCTGAACAGAGCAGTGACATCACAACCATGCCACCCAATGCTCCAATGCACAGTGAAGGAAGTTGAAGAAGTCAAAGTAGTCCTAAGAATCCTCCCCATTTTCATGTCAACCATAATGCTAAACTGTTGCCTAGCTCAACTTTCCACCTTCTCAATCCAACAATCATCCACCATGGACACAAATCTTGGTTCCTTCAAGGTCCCACCAGCTTCTCTCCCTGTATTCCCAGTTCTCTTCATCATGGTTCTTGCCCCCATGTACGACCACGCCATCCTCCCATTCGCAAGAAAAATAACCAGAACCGAAACCGGAATCACGCATTTACAAAGAATTGGAACAGGGTTGGTTCTTTCCATTGTGGCCATGGCAGTTGCCGCGTTAGTcgaaacaaagagaaagaaaacgGCGTTGATTCATGGTCTAACGGATTCAACGGAGCCTCTTCCCATAACGTTCTTGTGGGTGGCGTTACAGTACTTGTTTCTTGGCTCTGCTGATCTTTTCACTCTTGCTGGGATGATGGAGTTCTTCTTCACTGAAGCGCCATGGAGCATGAGGTCTCTTGCAACCGCGCTTTCTTGGGCTTCTCTTGCCATGGGTTATTACTCCAGCACTGTTCTTGTTTCGCTCATTAACAAGGTCACAAGTGTGGTTGGACACACGCCATGGTTGTTGGGTTCCAACTTGAATCACTATCATCTTGAGAGGTTTTACTGGTTTCTCTGTGTTCTTAGTGGAATCAACTTTCTTCACTATCTATTCTGGGCTTCTTCCTACAAATACACAACACAAATATGA